A region from the Ciconia boyciana chromosome 1, ASM3463844v1, whole genome shotgun sequence genome encodes:
- the CRLF2 gene encoding cytokine receptor-like factor 2: MRLIFQACSVIFTLGNLVASQSQSPGWKDAISTTIINFNNEKMQITWAARELFPGKNVSFSYTFDEGKHKVWKPCPTYLLDQDYNSGCLFKTEGPTLAISIRNSNGSEELFSKRLKSDFYIKPNRPENVTFFWKEDTVTVSCNKPERAVKCLRLELQYKSKFDKDWQSRTSKCCSVGEQGFDARKCYSFRVRLKRLVPYCNVVNYSSDWEAETFWMNGTLLDSCDDDIKPQSNIVIILSCLLSVLLMKLILLILLCKWQRLQKLVMPAIPDPKYIFADLFNDHNGNFQEWLDKTDHAVVQTKLECEEPECTIEAESQQEDEKNSDKQRPQEKIFSFSKAAENNDPKAAQISCLMPTSNTIASFAGFQILMNDDMYVML; encoded by the exons ATGAGACTCATCTTTCAAGCATGTTCAGTCATCTTCACACTGGGCAACCTGGTGGCTTCTCAGTCACAATCTCCTG GCTGGAAAGATGCCATCAGCACCACAATAATAAATTTCAATAATGAGAAGATGCAGATCACATGGGCAGCAAGAGAACTATTTCCCGGCAAGAATGTGTCATTTTCTTATAC atTTGATGAAGGCAAGCACAAAGTTTGGAAGCCATGTCCCACCTATTTATTGGATCAAGATTATAATTCTGGATGTCTTTTTAAGACAGAAGGACCCACCCTTGCCATCTCTATCAGGAACAGCAATGGAAGTGAAGAGCTTTTTTCTAAAAGacttaaatctgatttttata TAAAGCCCAATCGACCAGAAAATGTGACCTTCTTCTGGAAAGAAGACACCGTTACTGTAAGCTGTAATAAACCAGAGAGAGCTGTGAAGTGCTTGAGACTTGAGCTTCAATATAAAAGCAAGTTTGACAAAGACTGGCAA TCCAGAACTTCTAAGTGTTGCAGTGTTGGAGAGCAAGGCTTTGATGCAAGGAAATGCTATTCTTTCCGGGTCAGACTGAAGAGGCTAGTACCCTACTGCAACGTAGTCAATTACAGCAGTGACTgggaagcagaaacattttggaTGAATGGCACATTATTAG ATTCATGTGATGATGATATAAAACCTCAGTCAAACATAGTAATTATTTTAAGCTGTTTGCTGTCAGTACTTCTAATGAAACTTATCCTCTTGATTCTTCTGTGCAAATGGCAGag gCTTCAAAAGTTAGTCATGCCTGCTATACCAGAtccaaaatacatatttgctgATCTCTTCAATGATCATAATGGGAACTTCCAG gAATGGTTAGACAAAACTGATCATGCAGTGGTACAAACCAAGCTAGAATGTGAAGAACCAGAGTGCACCATTGAGGCAGAAAGCCAGCAAGAAGATGAGAAGAATAGTGACAAACAGAGGCCTCaagaaaaaatcttcagtttttcaaaagcagctgaaaataatgACCCCAAAGCAGCTCAGATCTCCTGCCTGATGCCAACATCCAACACTATAGCTTCTTTTGCTGGCTTCCAGATTTTAATGAATGATGACATGTATGTTATGTTATAA